The following coding sequences are from one Prionailurus viverrinus isolate Anna chromosome D2, UM_Priviv_1.0, whole genome shotgun sequence window:
- the TBC1D12 gene encoding TBC1 domain family member 12 isoform X2, with protein sequence MVAEAKKREIKEAYKRKKIMKERFKQEENIASAMVIWINEILPNWEVMRSTRRVRELWWQGLPPSVRGKVWSLAVGNELNITPELYEIFLSRAKERWKSFSETSSENDTEGVSVADREASLELIKLDISRTFPSLYIFQKGGPYHDVLHSILGAYTCYRPDVGYVQGMSFIAAVLILNLEEADAFIAFANLLNKPCQLAFFRVDHSMMLKYFATFEVFFEENLSKLFLHFKSYSLTPDIYLIDWIFTLYSKSLPLDLACRVWDVFCRDGEEFLFRTGLGILRLYEDILLQMDFIHIAQFLTKLPEDITSEKLFNCIAAIQMQNSTKKWTQVFASVMKDIKEGDKNNSPALKS encoded by the exons aaattaaagaagcctataaaaggaaaaaaataatgaaagaacgatttaaacaggaagaaaatatcGCAAGTGCAATGGTAATTTGGATCAATGAAATACTGCCCAATTGGGAAGTAAT GCGTAGTACAAGAAGAGTTCGAGAATTGTGGTGGCAGGGATTGCCCCCTAGTGTTCGTGGGAAAGTTTGGAGTCTAGCTGTAGGAAATGAACTAAATATCACTCCTG AACTTTATGAAATCTTTCTCTCGAGAGCAAAAGAACGATGGAAAAGCTTTAGTGAAACAAGTTCAGAGAATGATACAgaag GTGTATCTGTTGCTGATCGGGAGGCCAGTCTGGAATTAATTAAGTTGGACATATCCCGTACATTTCCATCCCTTTACATCTTCCAGAAG gGTGGTCCATATCATGATGTCTTACATAGTATCTTAGGGGCATATACGTGTTACAGACCTGATGTTGGTTAT gTCCAAGGGATGTCCTTCATAGCAGCAGTTCTCATTCTCAATTTGGAAGAGGCAGATGCCTTCATTGCGTTTGCAAATCTCCTCAATAAGCCATGCCAGTTGGCCTTTTTTCGTGTGGATCACAGCATG ATGTTGAAATATTTTGCAACGTTTGaagtattttttgaagaaaatctcTCCAaactatttcttcattttaaatcttACAGTCTTACACCAGACATATACTTGATAGACTG GATCTTCACACTGTATAGCAAATCACTCCCACTTGATCTGGCCTGTAGAGTCTGGGATGTATTTTGCAGAGATGGGGAGGAATTTTTATTTAGGACTGGATTAGGAATCCTCCGATTATATGAAGATATTCTTCTACAAATGGACTTTATTCATATAGCACAGTTCCTAACTAAATTGCCAGAAGATATCACATCAGAAAAGCTGTTCAACTGTATTGCAGCCATTCAGATGCAGAATAGCACCAAAAAATGGACTCAG GTCTTTGCCTCTGTAATGAAGGATATTAAAGAAGGAGACAAGAATAATAGTCCTGCTTTGAAAAGCTAA